aagaaaatataaCTAAGGAGAGTTGTTCACTCATAAAACATTTTCACCCCTAAGTTCAACAGAAGGAAAACTATGTTTAAGAACAATGTCCTCTTGAAAAACAGCAATTTGTGCCCTCAAAGCCATTATGGGAATCTAAGGAATGTTTTCACCACGGAGAATATTCATGCTGTGCACCCAATATTTAGGTGTGTATTtaggacattttttttttcccaaacaatgcaaaaaagaaaattttctgcAAAGTACTGTCACTGCATATCCTGGTGCAACAGTCACATGAAATAGTGAAATTTTGCATCCACAAAACACACTCTCTGGACAACCCAAGTCTATGTAAGTATGTAGGAGATGAGTCTGTTCACGATAGCTTATCAGGCTTTTGAACAGTGAATATTTCTTCTCTAATGTACAGATTTTGATTTTGTGCTCTCGATCCTTGTGCAGACTAGAGcgccactgcagagctgcttctgaCACACATCTGTAGATATTCAAGGCATTGCTGCAAAACTACACCAGCTCCAATGCAACAGCATATAGCTGTGCTTTACCTAAGTTCATAGAGCCACATGCACTGAATGTCactaaaaaacataaaaaaaaggGAGGAGGTTGCTTGGTGgcagcttcaggaaggcatgACTAGATCCACTCAGGCACTTGGGGAAAAGGTGCGTGCAACTTCTACAAAACTCTCTGCAGAGCTTTCACAGACAAGAGCAAaaggcctcaagttgcaccaggggagctttaggttggatattaggaagaaattccttcaCCAAAAaagttgtcaagcattggaacacgCTGCCCTAAGAAGCATGGTGGAGTGACCGtctctggaggtatttaaaGATAAGCAGATGTAGTGCTTAGGGACAtgatttagtggtggacttggtaGTGATGGGTAAACAGTTGGACATggtgatcttaaaggtctttccaacctaaataattctATAAAAACTAGAAACTCAGTTTCATTCCTGACTGAAGAGGTTCCTGCGTACTTTATTTTAtggcaataaaataaatatgtgttgctgcagccaaggaaaacCGCAGACTGTAACTTATCTTGATAAGTGACAGCTTCTCTGATCTGACTTATTTTAGCAGAAGTTAAAGACTTGAGCTATTTCTCCTCTCCTACTGTAATCTATCAGCATGTCCTCCAGCTTTCCACAGTGTTGTTGTTCAGGTGATTTCCACTGTCCCACTTTGCTTTCGGCCTCCCTCCTCTTCAGTACTGACCGCTTCCTCCCTCCAGAAAATCACAGCATCCTAAAGTGAGCACTCAGTTGGCTGTGTCTGCATCACACTCCTTCTCAGTTTGGGAAAGAGGACTCACAACGCTCCACTCAACTAGTAGTGCtttccaaaaaatccccccaaatccaaGCAGAGAAATGGGAATTAACTTGCTCCAAAGTATAGGAGCATCCATCTGGACTTTGATTTTGAGATAAAAGCAAAGGCATTTAGATTAAAATGATTTCCAATCCCCCAGTTTTCATCTGTGTCTTTGGGTAGCTGCCTTTGTCAAACTGCCTGAAATATTCCCTAACTGAGCAAGTTAACAGGAGGAAAGGGTAGGCCACGTGCCCCTCCTTTTTCTGGCAGTAACATGGGAGGAAATATGATGCTGTATGGGCAGGGATGCTGAGTGCACCCCCCTCCTGACCAGGTGATTTCAAAAGAGGTACTATGCAGAAGGCACCCGGCATTCGGCAagggggctgctcctgggcctGGAAAAATGAGCAATCCCACCAgcttgtttggttgttttttctaCACAGGAGTACAGGTTCACTTATCATTACAATAAGCATATTCACACTCCCACTGAGCCAGTTTGAGACTTCCAAGACCAGCACAGTATATGAATGAGCCTAGTAAGAGCTACATAGTGCACTCTTAGccagtatttttcaaatttGGGTCAGTCTGAGGCACCATGGCTGAAAAAGTATTGCCACGAGCAttgcaaattaatatttcatatCCCCTTGAAGTGCTGTTTGAGGAAATTAGCCTTCATTACTGAGGCATCTCTCCTGCAAAcataaaaaacagaaaatacctCTGCTGACAAGGGCAGCATTGTAGGGCAGGGAAGAAGAGTAAACATTGAATCTGCAGGAAGAAGTGGAATGATTCAGCAGCTGCATCCATCAGGCATGTGCATCCCTTctccccagcagtgccccaaGCTTCAGGACTTGCAGCACCCCATCCCCTAGAGCTGGCACCACCTTTAaacccaggcagcagcacagcattgCCCCCAGACCTACCAAAATGGCAAGGTGGAGACATCAGCCCCTACCAAATACACCTCAAGGACACCAGGACCCCGTCACTCCTGCCAGCATGGTGGTTTGTGGTGCACTGATCACAGCCATCACAAATGCCCTGTCCCTACACTGGGAGGGCGGTGAGGGCGTGGGGTTGCCATGGCACTGGTTCCTTTTCGTGTTTCAGACCATTTGCACAGCCCAACTGGTGCTGGAGTGTGTATTTTTGGCAGTGGCTGGGGAGGTTCCTCTGCAGCTGAGTACAGCCAGCCAAACTCAGCTGGCACGAGGCAGGGCTTTTCAAAATGTTCTGTGCTCCAATCGGAAAGCAGCCGAATGCTACTCTTCTCAGAAAAGTGCTGCCCTTGTCCTCTTTTAATGAAAGCGAACTTGGTATTCAGTAGGAGCAGGCCAGAGCTATTTCAGACATGGAAGACAGCAGACACAAatcaatagaaaaaaataacttctttttatttacaaaaaaatccaaatattgGATGCTGTAAACAAAATTCACAATCTGTTCCCTCTAGAGTCTGTTTTCCATCAGCTCTTTTTCTGTCTGTGACAAAGCCTATAGTCAAAATGTTCCAAAAGAGCAATCCAAGGAGCAGTTTGCTGCaacaggatgccttgcagaagGCAACAGTTGTAAGGAAATTTGAGGGAAAGCAAATCTGCACAGACTCCTACagactgcaggagcctgcagtgcCTTTAGCCAAGATGTCTTGAAATTTGcaggctattttttttttttactatttatttTGTTAGCAAACCACTATTACAACAGCAAAACAGTACActgattttctttcttgcaAGGGAAATTCTCTGCATAAAGAAAACCGTACAAAAGAATATACTCAGATAGGAGCTGAATATGCAAAtacaatttttccttttctgtgcaGTTTTATCTATCACACTTTAttttctcaattaaaaaaagcGCCTTTTTTGAACCGGTAGGAGCTTCCGATGTGATGCAAACCAAGCATTTAGTAAGAGCTGTTTAAAGGATTTCTGTGAAGGCCTTTGTGcaagataaaaaatattttaagtgcaATACAAGAAACTAGAAAAATATCATCTTTTTGGTCTTCTAATTGCCCTTCTATTTTTAGGAGAAATGTTCTTGCATTTGAGAGGACAGCTACatctaagaaaagaaaagaaaaaaaagaagaaaaatcccatttaaaaGCTCTTGGTTGTTTCACGATCGTTACATTTAACCAAGTTTAGCGCCCTGTTGGTTAGCAGGAAATTCAGTGGTGGCACAAACAGTTTTACTGTAATCAGGTCAATGTCTTTAATCAGTTCAGCTCTTTAAAAGGGGCACTGTCTTCTGCAGCACAAGCTCTAACCTTACAGCTGATTGGATGGGACAGATCAAGTCTACAAAGCAAGAACACGGTTATTAACTTTAAAAGTACCAGTGTGctgaagaggagggaaaaaaagagttaaaaagAAGTCAGACTTTATGGAGGGAAAGGTGTgcaaacaacagaaataaaccaGCTTTGAAAAGGGGTTCTTATTTTACTCTTGGCCTGAACTCATGCCTTCTTCCCACCTCTAACACCAGGCACATTTTAAGCCACCAGCcacaaataaaacaaagctCCACCAGTTCCACCACTTCATCATTAACATATGCAAAACAGATCTGGAATAcctatataatatatataaaaacatattaTATATGTATCAAAATGCAAATGCCAAAAGGTGCAGTTTAGCTCAGAGTCCTGCTGTATGCACTACAAGGTAACTAGCTGCTgtcaatcaaaaaaaaaaaaacccaacccacaATTAGATTTGAGCTGAGAGGAAGTAATTCAAAACTTTCTTTCAAGCAATGGCAAAAATAAAGGGTCcttcaaaggaaaaacagcacTGTATCATGTATTATCAGCATTCTGTGGTTGTGGCACAGCTATAGATTCTCAAACCCTTTTAAAGGGAGGATGAGTCATTTATTTGCCACAAATAGTTGTGGGAGAGAAGACATACCACATTACCAGCTGATCCTATTTCCCCAGCCCTCCGCTCGCTTCCGCTAGCAACCCAGGAGCAGCGGGCCAGGAGCACCCAGCCCGGAGCCTGCAGCGGGCTGCAGGGAACCTCGCCGGGACAAGAAGCAGCACCAAAGGAAGGGAAGGTGGGGACAAGGTCTGCACGTCAATGCTAGCAATGGCAATGGACCAGCTTTTAAGTTTCCTGAAGGACCCGCAGGGAAGGTGCTTCAGTAAACAAATCGGGTTCCTATTAAAGTGCCTGCAGAGTGAAAAGTACAAAGCGCGACAAAAATAGATGTACCTTACTCACTCCATAGGGAAAATACACTGCCAGGACACgagccctctccctgcctctgccctgaCTCCAGCGCCAGACCGTGCCTGTGACCAGGCAGGGCACAGACGGATTTCCTTCAAAAGCCtgaattccctttttttttctcctccctcagaaagaaaaagcaaactaTCAGAGTCAAGTGTCACTTAGTCATTAGGTTTTCAAAGCACAACAAAGAATTTAACACCTTCTGAGATGGCACTGAagtgaaaacagcagcagaggaggttggtttttttcccccctgctgGTCTTTCGGGAGAGGAAATGAAAGTGAATAGCTATTGTTCCAATGTAAAGTGATTCCATTTAAATAAAGTACAGTACTAAAATTGTAAATGCAGTGTGACAACCAGATCAAAGATGTTTaatatttgcataaaaatatatatatatataatatatatataaaatataattttcagcAATCGTGCAACACTCTTAAAAAGGGTTCATTTCACATTTGCTAAATTCTAGTGGTCCTGGAATGCATAATGCATTCTATTAAAAATACTCCTTTAAATATTAACAATTAGTGTTCAAATTACCAACTAATACAATATTCTTTAGCTGTCAGGGGGTTTAAATAAACCTATCTTTGATCCACGTTCACTGAAATTACACATCATGGAGGTATGCAGTCACAACATTAGTGGGTTAAATGTCAAAATGGCATTACAGTacaaaacagttaaaaaaatcaGCTAGTCATATGTTTCTCCATCTGTGGAATTATTATGGCTCACAAGCAACCCAATGAATTACTGTAATCCTTGTTCTTGCAACCAAAGACATTATCTGAATCCCACCTTAATCCTGACTGGTTCATTTACTCCAAATTTCTCAGGTGTGGGTTAAAATTTCACTGCAAGGTGCCCACTGTCCTATGACATCCTGTTGCAAACTGGAAAACAAGTAGTACTTTATTTAAACATTCCTTAATTGCTACATTTTCCTAGACCACATTAATATAtattgtgtgtgtatatatatagatatacacCAATAACAtgtacatatatacacacacaaacatatatacacacatacacacacgtACCTAGGATAATAGCACACCGACAAAACATTAACTCTATACAGGTAtttgccaagaaaaaaaaatagggcaTTTCCTCCACCACTTATTCACAAGCTTATgggttggtttgcttttttttttttatccttgtGTCCCTGATAAAACAAAATGCATGGTTAAACCACaaaactatatttttttttctcacttcaaATTTTATGAAGGCATCAGGCACTTTTGATTACTATTGGTGTGTACAAATATAGGAACATCTccttttacatatatatatatatatttatatatatatactctACTGTATCTTCTTTGCTTGGATAACTTTTTTGTGAAATCTTTGGTCCTTAAGTATCTACTTCTTGCCACAGCTGGTTTTCCAGCATtctcacatttttaaaatgtgaggCATGCACACAGCTGGAAATAATGGACTTTGTCATCGTACGTGATTCTGTTTCTATAACTGTACCAATCCACTACTGTTCATTTGGAGCAAGCTGTTTCTGGTAAAGCATTCTAGTCAAGCAAGCTATACATTCTACATGGTCAATCCATAGACGGCACTTGCTGCAAGCCCCAAATGCAGTAATTCCAATATACAACTTTATTCAGCTTATCTCTGCTTTATGCCTCTAACTTTTAACTCCTGAATATATAAAGAACTgttttttgtgaagttttttcttttgttgtttttttttttgtgttttgtttctttcttattCTCCCTTTTGCAGATCCCATTCTAGagtaagaataaaaataaaagaaaataaggcTTTCCCACCTTCTCTATGCCAAAGCTATGGGAGCAGATATTGCCAACCCATATTGTCATCAAGCATTCCTCCCTCACTTATTTCAGGGGAAGCTGGTTGCTTTTAATGACAGGCCTCTTGTGCTCTGGGGTAGGATCCAATTATTTTGGGGCTCTTTCTTGATCATGCTCCCATTAATTATTAGAAAAATCACAAGCTTGTCCCAAGCTTGAAAACTAGAGCAGATCGTCATTGCACAAAACACCCCACTTCAGAGGGACCCGTCACCCCTTCCTGCATCTTAGAGAAAGTTCTCTCCACGGGGTCTACTAATTTCAGTTCTTAATTACAGGGCAGCCAAGTAGAGTATGTGTGCTGCTGGCAAGGGAACACCGTCTGAACCTGGGCAATATAGTAATTGCTGAAGTTGGCATCTGCTACGTATGGGGCTGGCTGGTAATAGCAGGTGACATTGGCCACGTTGGGGATGATATTTTGCTCGGCTAGGACCCGGATGGCCAGCATGGTGATCAGATTCAGAGTCTGTCTCCTCTCATGTCCCATCAGGCACACTGTGCTCTCATTCACCACACCGTGAAGGGTCATGAGATAGTCATACTTGCGGTCTTCTAATCCCACAAAGTGGTTCTGCAAGTAGGACTCCAGCTTTCTCTGCTGTTCGCCAATGTCTGAGAAGTCAATGAAAAACCTCGAACACATGTATCTCTGCAGGGATTTAATCTCAGATTCAGAGGCTGCCCTAAAGCCCCTTACCAAAAGGTTGCAGTACTTCAGAAGACCACCTCCTCTGATTTCTTCTGGGTTTCTTGTGGCAATTATCTTGTTGCAGAGGTGATCAAAGGCTTCCTGGAAATCCCCATAAACGCTCTCGCCAATGATAGTTGGGTGAAAAGTTTCAGTCATCGGATTCTCTGAGCACTCataaaaaagcagcagggagTCCAGCTTGATTTGAAAGGAATCGACACTGAATTCAAACTGCCGCCTCAGAGAGTCCACGAATTTCAGCTCCACATTTTTGCCACTGTTGTTGGACAGGGAGATAAGACTCCACCGGTCTGAATCATTGCATACTTTTACCATTTTCTGCACATAAGCCTCCTATAatcagaaagacaaaatgagcAAATCAAGACAAAGATCCAAGAAATTTCTCCATCACTGTGTCTGCTCACCCCTCCCAagccccccaagcccctccccCCCCGTATTTGCATTTCATAAAAGATTTCGTGGAGCCTGCAGATACAAACCACAGAGTAAGTGCTTAATGTGAGAGCTCCAAATGCTGTCACTGCAAGGGTATGACAGGGGAGGGTATTCTGCTGGGACTGTGTCATGCAAGGGAAGCATATAGCAACACTACTTTGTTCAGTCACTTCTAAATACACCTACAGACTAAGTCCATGGCACATCTGCCAAATATGGCTGCACCCATATGCAGAAGGTCACTACTACAATCTGAAAAGAAATCTTATTTATTGGTTTTCACTTCTTTCTCTCTACTTCCCAAAGAACAAGTTAGCAAGTGTTCATTCCCCTCAATCCTGCCAGTGCAGGTTCCATAAATCAGtcgcatattaaaaaaaaaaaaatccccctaaaaatCTGGAAGGATTTGGATTCAGCCTAACCAACTCAAGCGAAGTGTCTTCTAGAGGAGGGAATATGCCTCCCCACTGGGGCACTTAGCACAGCTGGAAGCATGCCTTGCAGACGGGGTTTCCTTGTTGCAGATGTTAAATCCATCTACACTCCCCGTGCACCCGGGAAGCGGAGCCGGCACGCCGAGCTGCAGCCGAGCCGGGCTGGGAGAGAGGTGTGCAGCGCCTGGCACACGCCCCAGGTAAAACAACGCTCCCAGCAAATCAACCGGCAGGGAGAAAGAGCTAATTGATCCTGAAGAGCCCCGGTCAGGGCGCTTCACTGTAAACTCCTCCTCGGTTTTAAGCGTGGGGTGAATAAATCGCTCGGGGTTCCCGTGAGTCGcggaggggtggggggagctgCGTCCCTGAGCGCACCACTCCATCCCCAGGGGGAAGGTGCCCACTCCCGGCAGGCAGGCGCGCACACCTGCCCGCTCCGGGtgcctgggcacagggcaggtttACCTTGAGTGTGAGAGGCGTGATCTTCTCCTTATTCACCCCCTCGGGTAAGAAATCCAAGAGGCAGTCCAAGACCACGTCCTTCACAGTCTGAAATTCGGCTTCTCCTTTGAGGTCGGCGCAGAAGATGAGGTCCAAGTCCTTGTAGCCCAGGCCGCTGTCCTGGTGGAGGACGTGGCTGGCGGCCGAGCCGTTCAGCCGCACGTCCCGCAGGCCGATGCCCTTCTCTTCCAGCCGGCTCCGCACCACCTTGACGATCTGGCGAGGCTGCATGGCCAGTGTGGGGAAGTTACCGCGGCCGTGGATGGGGATGGTTTCGCTGAGGATGCGGTCCAGACGCTGCACttgctcccagctcagcacgTTGCAGTGCGCGCTCTCGCCGCCGTCCGCGGAACTCCCGCCGGCCTTCTCATCGTCTGCCATGGCGAGCGGCCGCCGCCTCCCCGGGCTGGATCCAGGCACCGCTCCGGCTCCCCGCCGGCCCCCCGGGGCCTCTCTCTCTCCGCGCCTGgcaaaagaggaggaaaagccagcGGTCAGCAGCTGCGCGCACCCGGCGCCCGGGCTCCGCTCCCCTGCGGCCGTCCCTTTCAGTGGGGAAGCGGG
The genomic region above belongs to Passer domesticus isolate bPasDom1 chromosome 3, bPasDom1.hap1, whole genome shotgun sequence and contains:
- the TENT5A gene encoding terminal nucleotidyltransferase 5A, with amino-acid sequence MADDEKAGGSSADGGESAHCNVLSWEQVQRLDRILSETIPIHGRGNFPTLAMQPRQIVKVVRSRLEEKGIGLRDVRLNGSAASHVLHQDSGLGYKDLDLIFCADLKGEAEFQTVKDVVLDCLLDFLPEGVNKEKITPLTLKEAYVQKMVKVCNDSDRWSLISLSNNSGKNVELKFVDSLRRQFEFSVDSFQIKLDSLLLFYECSENPMTETFHPTIIGESVYGDFQEAFDHLCNKIIATRNPEEIRGGGLLKYCNLLVRGFRAASESEIKSLQRYMCSRFFIDFSDIGEQQRKLESYLQNHFVGLEDRKYDYLMTLHGVVNESTVCLMGHERRQTLNLITMLAIRVLAEQNIIPNVANVTCYYQPAPYVADANFSNYYIAQVQTVFPCQQHTYSTWLPCN